A region from the Volucribacter amazonae genome encodes:
- a CDS encoding LysR family transcriptional regulator: MDKLNAISVFCRVIESQSFTQVAQQMNISVAMVSKLISQLEEQLKTRLLQRTTRKITPTEAGQIYYQRCLSVLMELEEADASIANHNSALQGNLSISVPREFGVRFITPNLAKFLYAHPNLHVNIEYTDRKVDLIGEGYDLALRIGQLAENTLVAKKIASSTMHIVASPSYLAQKGSPTTPDEISQHDCLIYKFNYSLIWELQKDKKHYQAKVNSKFVSNNGLVLVEMAKTGLGIINIPRFLIEQELASGELVELLPDYQQNTVDIHVVYPHRRYLPAKVRAFIDFLTELKLCQPN, encoded by the coding sequence ATGGATAAACTAAATGCGATTTCAGTATTTTGTCGTGTCATTGAAAGCCAAAGTTTTACTCAAGTGGCACAACAAATGAATATTTCCGTAGCAATGGTCAGTAAATTGATTTCTCAACTTGAGGAACAACTTAAAACCCGTTTATTGCAACGTACCACTCGCAAGATCACCCCTACCGAGGCAGGACAAATTTACTATCAACGTTGTTTATCTGTTTTAATGGAATTAGAAGAAGCGGACGCCAGTATTGCCAATCATAATTCCGCTTTACAGGGGAATTTATCTATTTCTGTACCGAGAGAATTTGGCGTTCGTTTTATTACCCCTAATCTGGCAAAATTTCTCTATGCTCACCCCAATTTACATGTGAATATTGAATATACCGATCGTAAAGTAGATTTAATTGGCGAAGGCTATGATCTTGCTCTACGCATTGGTCAACTGGCAGAAAATACCTTGGTTGCCAAAAAAATTGCTTCATCTACCATGCACATTGTTGCCTCGCCAAGCTATCTCGCTCAAAAAGGTTCACCAACAACACCTGATGAAATAAGCCAACACGATTGTCTTATCTATAAATTTAATTACAGCCTAATTTGGGAATTGCAAAAAGACAAAAAACATTATCAAGCCAAAGTAAATTCTAAATTTGTTAGTAACAACGGCTTAGTGTTAGTTGAAATGGCAAAAACAGGCTTAGGTATTATTAACATACCACGTTTTCTTATTGAACAAGAACTTGCTTCTGGCGAATTGGTAGAACTTCTTCCTGATTATCAACAAAACACCGTAGATATTCATGTTGTGTACCCTCATCGCCGTTATTTACCCGCCAAAGTGCGTGCTTTTATTGATTTTTTAACTGAGTTAAAACTATGCCAACCAAACTAA
- the folM gene encoding dihydromonapterin reductase — MPTKLNSSWIVITGGAKRIGFALAQHFAQQGKNVLISYRTFYPQLAQLHALNVVSLQADFATEQGIIQFAEQVQQQCPQIDCLIHNASSWQAEQDQPMNQLGQLMDEMLQVHVKAPYLLNQLLAPLLQRTKSTSNIIHISDYVAHKGSAKHIAYAASKAAMENLTQSFAQKYAPHIKVNSIAPALIAFNPDDDLAYQQKAQQKSLMQKCGGYQEMILAVEYLMQSDYVTGTCLAVNGGRHLK, encoded by the coding sequence ATGCCAACCAAACTAAATTCATCTTGGATCGTGATTACTGGCGGTGCTAAACGCATTGGTTTTGCCCTTGCTCAACATTTTGCTCAACAAGGAAAAAATGTGCTGATTTCCTACCGCACTTTTTATCCACAACTGGCACAATTACACGCCTTAAACGTTGTCAGCCTACAAGCCGACTTTGCCACTGAACAAGGCATTATACAATTTGCCGAGCAAGTGCAACAACAATGCCCTCAAATAGACTGTTTAATTCATAACGCCTCTAGCTGGCAAGCGGAACAGGATCAGCCTATGAACCAACTCGGTCAATTAATGGACGAAATGCTACAAGTTCACGTTAAAGCCCCTTATTTACTCAATCAACTACTTGCCCCATTATTACAACGGACAAAATCCACTAGTAATATTATTCATATCAGCGATTATGTCGCCCATAAAGGCAGTGCCAAGCATATTGCCTATGCCGCAAGCAAAGCTGCCATGGAAAATCTAACCCAAAGTTTTGCCCAAAAATACGCCCCGCATATCAAAGTAAACAGTATCGCCCCTGCCTTGATCGCCTTTAATCCCGATGACGATCTAGCCTATCAACAAAAAGCCCAACAAAAATCCTTAATGCAAAAGTGCGGTGGTTATCAAGAAATGATTTTAGCGGTGGAATATTTAATGCAAAGTGATTATGTTACTGGCACTTGTTTAGCGGTTAATGGCGGTCGTCATTTAAAATAA
- the fumC gene encoding class II fumarate hydratase, with translation MTFRIEKDTMGEVKVPADKYWAAQTERSRNNFKIGPEASMPQEIIEAFAYLKKAAAYANTDLGVLPAEKRDLIAQACDEILAHQLDDQFPLVIWQTGSGTQSNMNLNEVIANRAHVLNGGKLGEKSIIHPNDDVNKSQSSNDTYPTAMHIAAYKKVVEVTIPCIERLQKTFASKAETFKDVVKIGRTHLMDATPLTLGQEFSAYAAQLDFGLRALKNTLPHLSQLALGGTAVGTGLNTPKGYDVKVADYIAKFTGLPFITAENKFEALATHDAVVETHGALKQLAVSLFKIANDIRLLASGPRSGIGEILIPENEPGSSIMPGKVNPTQCEALTMVCAQVLGNDTTISFAGSQGHFQLNVFKPVMAANFLQSAQLLADACVSFDEHCASGIEPNYPRIKHQLEQSLMLVTALNTHIGYENAAKIAKTAHKNGTTLKEEAINLGLVTAEQFDQWVRPEDMVGSLK, from the coding sequence ATGACATTTCGTATTGAAAAAGACACCATGGGCGAAGTTAAAGTGCCTGCCGACAAATACTGGGCAGCTCAAACTGAGCGTTCACGCAATAATTTTAAAATCGGTCCTGAAGCCTCTATGCCGCAGGAAATTATTGAAGCCTTTGCTTATTTAAAAAAAGCCGCAGCTTATGCCAATACGGATCTTGGGGTATTACCTGCGGAAAAACGTGATCTCATTGCACAAGCCTGCGATGAAATTCTAGCTCATCAACTTGATGATCAATTTCCTTTAGTCATTTGGCAAACAGGTTCGGGGACACAATCCAATATGAACCTAAATGAAGTCATCGCTAACCGAGCTCATGTGCTTAACGGCGGTAAATTAGGCGAAAAATCCATTATTCACCCTAATGATGATGTAAATAAATCTCAATCATCAAACGACACCTACCCAACAGCGATGCACATTGCCGCTTATAAAAAAGTGGTGGAAGTAACCATTCCTTGTATTGAACGTTTACAAAAAACCTTTGCAAGTAAAGCAGAAACCTTTAAAGATGTAGTAAAAATTGGGCGTACCCATTTAATGGACGCAACGCCATTAACCTTAGGACAAGAGTTTTCAGCCTATGCTGCTCAACTTGATTTTGGCTTGCGTGCCTTAAAAAATACCTTACCTCATTTAAGCCAATTAGCCCTAGGCGGAACAGCGGTAGGAACAGGATTAAATACCCCGAAAGGTTATGATGTAAAAGTGGCGGATTATATTGCCAAATTTACTGGCTTACCTTTTATTACTGCGGAAAATAAATTTGAGGCATTAGCGACTCACGATGCGGTGGTAGAAACCCATGGGGCATTAAAACAATTAGCGGTTTCTTTATTTAAAATCGCTAATGATATTCGCTTATTAGCCTCTGGTCCACGTTCTGGTATTGGCGAAATTCTAATACCTGAAAATGAACCGGGTTCATCAATTATGCCGGGTAAAGTCAATCCAACCCAATGTGAAGCCTTAACTATGGTTTGTGCACAAGTATTAGGTAATGACACCACCATTTCTTTTGCTGGTTCACAAGGGCATTTTCAATTAAATGTATTTAAGCCTGTCATGGCAGCCAATTTCTTACAATCTGCTCAACTTTTAGCTGATGCCTGTGTTTCTTTTGATGAACATTGTGCTAGTGGCATTGAGCCAAACTATCCAAGAATCAAACACCAATTAGAACAATCTTTGATGTTAGTTACCGCATTAAATACCCATATCGGTTATGAAAATGCCGCCAAAATTGCTAAAACTGCTCATAAAAATGGCACAACCTTAAAAGAAGAAGCCATTAATTTAGGTTTAGTTACCGCTGAACAATTTGACCAATGGGTACGCCCTGAAGATATGGTGGGTAGTTTGAAATAA
- a CDS encoding alpha/beta hydrolase — MQQLNVTLQRPIIDNFTDIIYHQVVQARLVRQLRLSLLVPRTVNVKPVIIYFPGGGFLSAEYNKFIQMRMALAERGFVVACAEYRVIPDTFPAPVQDGKAAIRYLRAFADQYGINPQQIGVLGDSAGGWLAQMLALTDDETDFQQGQYLNQSAQVQAAVSLYGLSNLLNIGEGLGITIEAVHQSPAVTEALLVNGVAFNQFAGANIDSDPAKALYASPMGHLQGNKPPLLLMHGEQDRLVSPKQSEQLYHALLANHQPVQLTTIPQAQHGDEYWYQQSVIDYVCQWFIQQFGLPKQQWIEQEGLQGRL; from the coding sequence ATGCAACAACTCAACGTAACCTTACAACGTCCAATTATCGATAATTTTACCGATATTATTTATCATCAAGTGGTACAAGCCCGTTTAGTGCGACAATTACGTTTATCATTATTAGTCCCAAGAACGGTAAATGTGAAACCTGTGATTATCTATTTCCCCGGTGGTGGATTTCTCTCGGCGGAATATAACAAATTTATCCAAATGCGAATGGCATTAGCCGAGCGAGGATTTGTGGTGGCTTGTGCGGAATATCGGGTTATTCCTGATACCTTTCCTGCTCCTGTACAAGACGGTAAAGCCGCCATTCGTTATTTACGCGCCTTTGCCGACCAATATGGTATCAATCCGCAACAAATAGGGGTATTAGGCGATTCAGCAGGTGGTTGGCTGGCACAAATGTTGGCATTAACCGATGACGAAACTGACTTTCAACAGGGGCAATATTTAAACCAATCCGCACAAGTACAAGCGGCAGTATCTTTATATGGTTTATCTAATCTCCTTAATATTGGTGAGGGCTTAGGGATAACAATAGAAGCTGTACATCAATCTCCAGCAGTAACCGAGGCATTGCTGGTTAATGGCGTTGCCTTTAATCAATTTGCCGGGGCAAATATTGATAGCGATCCTGCTAAAGCCTTATATGCCAGCCCAATGGGGCATCTACAAGGCAATAAGCCCCCTTTATTATTAATGCATGGTGAACAAGATAGATTGGTATCGCCTAAGCAAAGCGAACAGCTTTATCACGCCTTACTCGCTAATCATCAGCCTGTTCAACTGACTACTATACCCCAAGCACAACATGGTGATGAATATTGGTATCAACAAAGCGTTATAGACTATGTTTGCCAATGGTTTATCCAACAATTCGGACTACCTAAACAGCAATGGATTGAGCAAGAGGGGTTGCAAGGAAGGTTATAA
- a CDS encoding SLC13 family permease — protein MADSLYSSLKKLTRYPLALARKRKVFYFLLSFVIGWLLMLLVSDPAFTQTQNYVLFLLFFAISLWVTEAIPPFSVGILIIGFLVLIMGQQDAENAIQYLQTWSDSVIWLFLGGFFLAEAMKKTELDVALLKTMLPKFGTNPKYVLWGVMLITGAISMLMSNTATTAMMIATFAPLFATLDKKSNLSRALLLGIPAAASIGGIGTIIGSAPNAIAVGALENMGYSISFLEWMLVGTPLAFVLLFVFWRVLLVRYRLNKQASLDFSFLQQQPKIISVEQKTQKSIVLVILALTLFFWLTAKWFGIPVAAASGIPIVGLTMLGIIDAEDVRKLPWDTLMLVAGGLALGLAIEEQQIASHFVQQLSHINISFMALLIMFSFITVLLSNFMSNTAATTILIPVALSLLKMFGGEVNPIILPLVIGICASCALFLPVSTPPNAIAFSTGLIKQSEFRLGGVVIGLLGPILTMLWVLLIVSVLY, from the coding sequence ATGGCTGACTCACTTTATTCCTCACTAAAAAAACTCACTCGTTATCCTTTAGCGCTTGCTCGCAAAAGAAAAGTATTTTATTTCCTGTTGTCTTTTGTGATTGGCTGGTTATTGATGTTGCTGGTGTCCGATCCCGCCTTTACTCAAACGCAAAATTATGTGTTATTTTTATTATTTTTTGCCATTTCATTATGGGTAACTGAGGCGATTCCACCATTTTCCGTAGGCATTTTGATTATTGGTTTTTTAGTGTTAATTATGGGACAACAGGATGCTGAGAATGCAATCCAATATTTACAAACTTGGTCGGATAGTGTGATTTGGTTGTTTTTAGGGGGCTTTTTCTTAGCCGAAGCTATGAAAAAAACGGAACTTGATGTGGCATTATTAAAAACAATGTTACCGAAATTTGGTACTAATCCTAAATATGTATTATGGGGCGTTATGCTAATTACAGGGGCAATTTCTATGTTAATGAGCAATACCGCAACTACAGCGATGATGATTGCGACATTTGCTCCTCTCTTTGCCACGCTGGATAAAAAATCTAACTTATCACGAGCATTATTACTCGGTATTCCTGCTGCGGCTTCTATTGGCGGAATAGGGACAATCATTGGTTCTGCCCCTAATGCTATTGCGGTAGGTGCATTGGAAAATATGGGATATTCCATTTCTTTTTTAGAGTGGATGCTAGTGGGAACACCTTTGGCTTTTGTACTACTGTTTGTGTTTTGGCGAGTATTATTGGTACGTTATCGCCTTAATAAACAAGCTAGTTTAGATTTTTCCTTTTTACAGCAACAACCGAAAATCATTAGCGTAGAACAAAAAACACAAAAAAGTATTGTATTAGTGATTTTAGCTTTGACCTTGTTCTTTTGGCTAACCGCTAAATGGTTTGGTATTCCTGTGGCAGCGGCATCAGGTATTCCGATTGTTGGTTTAACTATGTTAGGGATTATTGATGCGGAAGATGTACGTAAGTTGCCTTGGGATACCTTAATGTTAGTGGCAGGGGGATTGGCATTAGGCTTAGCCATAGAAGAACAACAAATTGCTAGCCATTTTGTCCAACAATTAAGCCATATTAATATTAGTTTTATGGCATTATTGATTATGTTCAGTTTTATTACCGTGTTATTATCCAATTTTATGAGCAATACGGCGGCAACAACGATCCTTATTCCCGTTGCTTTATCGCTATTAAAAATGTTCGGTGGCGAAGTTAATCCGATTATTTTACCTTTGGTGATTGGTATTTGTGCCTCTTGTGCCTTATTTTTACCTGTATCTACTCCGCCAAATGCCATTGCTTTCAGTACAGGACTGATTAAGCAATCCGAATTTCGTTTAGGGGGTGTTGTTATTGGTTTACTTGGACCTATTTTGACCATGCTTTGGGTATTGTTGATTGTGTCTGTGTTGTATTAA